CGATCTCCATCGCGAAGGCCGAGGAGACCGGCTGGTTCATGTTCATCAGCGCGCCGCGAAACCAGAAGGCCAGGACGGCGAGCCAGAGCCGGTCCGCCAGGGCCAGGATCAGAAAGAAGGGGATCGACAGGAGCTCCGTCGTGACGATCGCCCGCACGTGATTGAGCCTGCGCGCGAGGAGCGGACCGAGAAGGAATCCCGCCATCATCAAGATCTGCGCGACCGCGTAGAACGACCCGATCTGCTGCGGATCCTGGTCGAATCGGTCGCGGAAGTAGAGATTCAGGAAGGGAATCGTGAGCCCGGCGCCGCATCCCACGAGAAAAGACGGCAGGCAGATCTTGCCGAGCAGCCGATAGTCCCGCGCCAGGACGTACGCGCGCCAACCTCGGCGCTCCGCGGTCGGGGGGGCGCTCCGGATCCGCGCGAACGGGATCACGGCGAGAGCGGTCAGGAAAGCCACGCCCGAGAGGGCATATCGTAGGCCCAGGACCTCGCTGCCGAGGTGCTCGGCGATCCGTTTCGCCGCCAGCCCCGCCCCGAAGGCGCTCAGCACCGTCGCGAGGGTCTCGACCGCGGAGGCGAAGCCGAACAGCTCCGTCCTCTGCTCCGCCGTGCTATTGCGGACGAAGAACGGCGCCGCCGCGACCCAGTGGACCGTGAAGAGCATTCCGGTCGCCATCGCCGCGAAGATCAGAACGCCGGGATAGGGCAGCAAGAGCTGAACGAGGAAGGCCCCCGCGAATCCGGCCGCGGCGAGCATGAAGACCGACTGCGCGCTGAAGCGGTCGATCCAGAGCGCGGCGGGGATCGAGATCAGGACCATTCCGAGGCTTCCCGCCGATAGGATCCGGCCGATCGTCGCCTCGCCCATCCCCAGCGTGCGGAAGTAGAGGTTCATGTGGACCCAGAGGCTCCCGTGGCCGAGCCCCATCAGGAAGGTCCCGATCAGATAGAGGCGGGCGTTCCGCGAGAGGGTCCGGCTCGAGCGCCAGAGATGTCCGAACGCGGTCACCCGCCCGCCGCTATTGCTTCTGCCCGATCTCCCGGAAGAGATCCTGAAGCTTCGCGGTCGATGCCGCGTGAACATCCTTGTGCAGACTGTTTCCGTGCGCGTCCATCGTCACGACGACGGGAAAGTCCTCGACCTCGAGCTCCCAGATCGCCTCGGGGCTGCCGAAGCGCTCCAGCAGATAGACGCCGCGGACCTTCTTGACCTTCTCGGCGAGAACCTGCGCGGCTCCCCCGATGGCGTGCAGGTAGGCGCAGCCGTGCTCGCGGCAGGCCGCGAGGGTCGAGGCGCCCATCCCGCCCTTGCCGATCACCCCACGCAGGTTGTACTTCCCGATCAGGCCTCCCTGATACGGTTCCTCTCGGATCGAGGTGGTCGGCCCGGCCGCCTTCACAACCCACTCCTTCCCTTCTTTGACGACCACCGGTCCGCAGTGATAGATGATCGAGTTGGAGAGATCGACAGGCGGCGGATTCCCCTCGTGCAGGTACTTATGGACCGAATCGCGTCCTGTGTAGAGGATGCCGCAGATGTCGATGATGTCCCCGACCTTGAGGGCCCGGATCTTATCTTCGGTGAACGGCGCTTCGAGTCTCATCATTCGCTCCTTTGCCTGGGCGATAGGTGTTCGCCTGAGAGGGACGTTGCGCGAGTCCCGTCAATAGAGCCACTGACGGATGCGGCCGCGCGCGTCGAGGAGAACTCCCTGACGCCGGTAGGCCCAGCACATGTACGAGACGGTCACGAAGAAGGAGGCCGGCAGCCGGTCCAGCGCGCCGACCTTGCAGCCCAGCAGGGTCGTGCCGCCGCCGAATCCCATCGGGCCGATGCCCAGGGCGTTGGCTTTCTCGACAATCCGCTTCTCGAGCGCGGCCAGGACCCTGTTCGGGTTCCTGTCGTCGAGCTTGCGGAGGAACTGCTCCTTCGAGTGGAGGTAGCCCGTCGCCCGATCGCCTCCGATCGTGACGCCGAGGATCCCGGGGCCGCATCCCTTTCCCTGAGCCTGGTTCACGGCATCGAGGATGCACTTCTCGACGCCGGCAAGATCCCGGTCGGCGCCCATGCGCGAATCGGGGAGGGAGTACTGCGCGCCGACGTTCTCGCACCCGCCGCCCTTGAGGATGAGGCGGAGGTCGATGCCCGCCTTCTTGCCCTGCTCGAAGTGGTAGCTGGGACTGCCGGGGCCCAGGTTGGTCCCGCTGTTCTTGCCGGTAAGCGAGTCGACGGAGTTCTGGCGAAGATAGCCGACCCTTGTGGCCTCGCTCACGGCCGCGTCGGCGGCCGCCTTGAAGGCGGCCTGGTCGAATCCCTTCGGAGCCGTGACGAAGAAGAGGATCGATCCGGTGTCCTGGCAGATCGGCTGGCTCTTCGCGCGGGCCAGTTCGAAGTTCTCCTGGATGACACCCATGGCGTAGTGGCCGGTCGTGCCCTTCACTTCCTTGCGCCGCCCCCGGATGAGGGCGGTCGCGACGTCGTCCGGCAACTCCGCCGATGTCTTTCGTACCAGCTCCAGCAGGGACTGCTGCAAGGCGCGTCGGTCCATCGTTACCTCCTGGCGAGAGGGTTCCGCGAGCCTCGCGGAGCGCCCGCTCGCCTCTCAGACTCGGTCATACCCATCTATCGGGGCGGTCGGACTCCGACCGCGCCCCGGACTTCCTTCATCGTGCGCTCAGCCAGCTCTCCGCACTCCCGCGCCCCCCGCTCGAGCACATCCTCGACCGACTCGGGTTTGGCCCGGAGGCCCGCGGCCTTCTCCTGGATCGGGGCGAGGACGTCCATCATGTTCCGGTGGAGGATCTTCTTGCAATCGATACACCCGATCCCCGCGCTGCGGCAACCTTGCGCCACCTCCTCCTGATCCCGATCGGGAGAGAAGCTCTGGTGGAGGGAGTAGATGTTGCAGACTTCGGGCGTGCCCGGATCGGAGCGGCGCACCCGCGCCGGGTCGGTATAGGCCGGGGCGAGCTTCTGCCATACCGCCTTCGAGTCCTCCAAGAGGCCGATGTAGTTGTCGAGCGACTTGCTCATCTTGGTCTTGCCGTCCAGGCCGAGAATCCTCGCGCCCGTCTGCGGGACCAGTTGCGCCGGCTCGGGGAAGATCTCTCCGAAACGGGCGTTGAACTTGCGGGCGATCTCGCGGGAAAGCTCGATATGCTGGATCTGGTCCTCGCCGACCGGCACGGCCACCGCCTTGTAAAGG
The DNA window shown above is from Candidatus Eisenbacteria bacterium and carries:
- a CDS encoding MFS transporter codes for the protein MFTRHRPRSFRISSGRSGRSNSGGRVTAFGHLWRSSRTLSRNARLYLIGTFLMGLGHGSLWVHMNLYFRTLGMGEATIGRILSAGSLGMVLISIPAALWIDRFSAQSVFMLAAAGFAGAFLVQLLLPYPGVLIFAAMATGMLFTVHWVAAAPFFVRNSTAEQRTELFGFASAVETLATVLSAFGAGLAAKRIAEHLGSEVLGLRYALSGVAFLTALAVIPFARIRSAPPTAERRGWRAYVLARDYRLLGKICLPSFLVGCGAGLTIPFLNLYFRDRFDQDPQQIGSFYAVAQILMMAGFLLGPLLARRLNHVRAIVTTELLSIPFFLILALADRLWLAVLAFWFRGALMNMNQPVSSAFAMEIVPADHQTATNSLRMLAWNLSWMVTAPLGGWLIERYGFTPNMVGTMGLYLAAASLFWIFFRRFRVEQERPTSGSTRSGG
- the trpS gene encoding tryptophan--tRNA ligase, producing MKPILFSGIQPSGDIHVGNFCGAIRNWVRMLDSHDSIYCIVDYHALTQPYERELLARRTFDAAVTNIAAGLDPSRCRLFVQSHVPQHTELAWILNTVTPMGDLSRMTQFKEKSQRVEAEASINAGLFTYPVLQAADILLYKAVAVPVGEDQIQHIELSREIARKFNARFGEIFPEPAQLVPQTGARILGLDGKTKMSKSLDNYIGLLEDSKAVWQKLAPAYTDPARVRRSDPGTPEVCNIYSLHQSFSPDRDQEEVAQGCRSAGIGCIDCKKILHRNMMDVLAPIQEKAAGLRAKPESVEDVLERGARECGELAERTMKEVRGAVGVRPPR